Proteins encoded in a region of the Drosophila busckii strain San Diego stock center, stock number 13000-0081.31 chromosome 2L, ASM1175060v1, whole genome shotgun sequence genome:
- the LOC108608182 gene encoding uncharacterized protein LOC108608182 isoform X2, which produces MLLPLLEYNKHIAKIPNCKMRSSLRACNMMLLLLLLLLLGHSSDIAQALDTAANNNSSSNAGGASNSAAAAAAGAASGGGGGGIAGLATGVALPAAGNLTELGSPVFRQFECATCNMRVLALGPS; this is translated from the exons atgctgctgcctttgttgGAATACAACAAACACATTGCCAAAATaccaaattgcaaaatgagGTCATCGCTTAGAGCCTGCAACATGATGTTGctactattgttgctgctgctgctcggccaTAGCAGCGACATTGCTCAGGCGCTGGATACAGCagcgaacaacaacagcagcagcaacgccggTGGCGCCTccaactcagcagcagcagcagcagctggtgctgcaagcggcggtggcggcggcggcatcgCGGGCTTGGCTACGGGCGTAGCATTGCCGGCTGCTGGCAATCTGACGGAACTGGGCAGTCCCG tttttcGCCAGTTTGAgtgtgcaacatgcaacatgcggGTGTTGGCACTGGGGCCCTCTTGA
- the LOC108608182 gene encoding uncharacterized protein LOC108608182 isoform X1 yields the protein MLLPLLEYNKHIAKIPNCKMRSSLRACNMMLLLLLLLLLGHSSDIAQALDTAANNNSSSNAGGASNSAAAAAAGAASGGGGGGIAGLATGVALPAAGNLTELGSPGALLELVVVWFWDQRWNNNYYKSIYSLICSSLHIALHINQ from the exons atgctgctgcctttgttgGAATACAACAAACACATTGCCAAAATaccaaattgcaaaatgagGTCATCGCTTAGAGCCTGCAACATGATGTTGctactattgttgctgctgctgctcggccaTAGCAGCGACATTGCTCAGGCGCTGGATACAGCagcgaacaacaacagcagcagcaacgccggTGGCGCCTccaactcagcagcagcagcagcagctggtgctgcaagcggcggtggcggcggcggcatcgCGGGCTTGGCTACGGGCGTAGCATTGCCGGCTGCTGGCAATCTGACGGAACTGGGCAGTCCCG GTGCGCTGCTTGAATTGGTTGTAGTTTGGTTTTGGGATCAACGTTggaataataattattataaatctatttattctctcatttgcagctcattgcatattgcattgcatataaatcaataa